The following are encoded together in the Populus trichocarpa isolate Nisqually-1 chromosome 5, P.trichocarpa_v4.1, whole genome shotgun sequence genome:
- the LOC7460987 gene encoding pentatricopeptide repeat-containing protein At1g43980, mitochondrial, whose product MYPLIKQCHRVSRTSLSYYSYLIDHCFSLKSLSFARITHAQLIKVGLNRHTFLGNRCLDLYSQFGNVNDALKVFDDISSKNIVSWNICLKGLLKFDNLSLACSVFDDMPERDVVSWNSMISGYASRGYFDCALETFWEMQKLGVRPSEFTYSILMSVVFGVRHGKEIHGSIVRSGLGALNVVLGNSLIDMYGKFSSLDYALGVFLTMEELDVISWNSLISVCCQSGYPELALDKFCIMRSLGYSPDEFSVSVVITSCLNLRNLEKGKQIFALCVKVGFLCNTIISSATIDLFSKCNRLEDSVRLFEEQDQWDSAVCNSMISSYARCGFREDGLRLFVLTLKKDIRPTEFTLSSVLHSTSILKLEQGTQFHSLAVKSGLELDAIVASSLVEMYSKFGFIDCSIKIFNKMVARDLIAWNTMIMGLTHNGRVFEALQTFKELIRTGLPPDRITLAGVLLACSFGGFISEGMTVFSSMEERYGVKPSNEHYACFVDLLCQAGRLDEALYVAESMPYEPVSLIWESILHACLIHGDLKLSERVAERLMELEPQSSLPYLVLARMFEIRGQWEGVVRVKKAMKRGKVEKVIGCSWIGVKNQVYTFTADQLQHHRGKEIYLVLRLLNWETEAKGYLQ is encoded by the coding sequence ATGTACCCTTTAATAAAGCAATGTCATAGAGTTTCAAGAACCTCACTTTCATATTACTCCTACCTCATAGACCACTGTTTCTCATTGAAGTCTTTGAGTTTTGCAAGAATTACTCATGCCCAGTTGATAAAAGTGGGGTTAAATAGACATACTTTTCTAGGTAATCGGTGCCTTGATTTGTACTCTCAGTTTGGCAATGTTAATGATGCTTTGAAAGTGTTTGATGATATAAGTAGCAAGAATATTGTATCCTGGAATATTTGCTTGAAGGGGTTGTTGAAGTTTGATAATTTGAGTTTGGCATGTTCCGTGTTCGATGATATGCCTGAACGAGATGTTGTTAGTTGGAATTCTATGATTTCAGGCTATGCTTCACGTGGGTATTTTGATTGTGCATTGGAAACTTTTTGGGAAATGCAAAAGTTGGGTGTGAGACCAAGTGAGTTCACGTACTCAATTCTAATGTCTGTGGTGTTTGGGGTTCGACATGGAAAGGAAATTCATGGTAGCATTGTTCGGAGTGGTTTGGGTGCATTGAATGTGGTGCTCGGGAATTCTTTAATTGACATGTATGGGAAGTTTAGTTCTTTAGATTATGCTCTTGGGGTGTTTTTGACAATGGAAGAGTTAGATGTTATCTCTTGGAATTCGTTGATTTCGGTATGTTGTCAATCAGGATATCCAGAGCTGGCATTGGATAAGTTTTGTATAATGAGATCCTTAGGGTATTCACCTGATGAGTTTTCAGTTTCTGTAGTGATCACTTCCTGTTTGAATTTGCGAAATTTGGAGAAGGGTAAGCAGATTTTTGCTCTGTGTGTCAAAGTGGGATTTCTTTGTAATACCATTATATCCAGTGCCACAATTGACCTGTTTTCCAAATGCAACAGATTGGAGGATTCAGTTCGGCTTTTTGAAGAGCAAGATCAATGGGATTCTGCAGTTTGCAATTCCATGATTTCAAGCTATGCACGGTGTGGCTTTCGTGAGGATGGTCTCCGACTTTTTGTGCTAACCTTGAAGAAGGATATTAGGCCTACTGAGTTCACACTAAGCAGTGTTCTACACTCCACTTCCATTCTTAAGTTGGAGCAAGGAACTCAGTTCCATTCCTTGGCTGTGAAATCAGGTTTGGAGTTGGATGCTATTGTTGCCAGCTCGCTGGTGGAGATGTACAGCAAATTTGGTTTCATTGACTGTTCTATAAAAATCTTTAATAAGATGGTTGCAAGAGATTTGATAGCCTGGAATACCATGATTATGGGTTTGACTCACAATGGTAGGGTTTTCGAGGCCCTGCAAACCTTTAAGGAACTAATTAGGACAGGTCTGCCACCAGATAGAATAACACTAGCTGGAGTTCTGTTAGCCTGCAGCTTTGGGGGTTTTATCAGTGAAGGAATGACCGTATTTTCATCCATGGAGGAAAGGTACGGGGTGAAACCTAGCAATGAGCATTATGCTTGCTTTGTGGACTTGTTGTGTCAAGCTGGTAGGCTTGATGAAGCATTATATGTTGCAGAATCAATGCCTTATGAGCCTGTTTCTTTAATCTGGGAATCAATACTTCATGCCTGTTTGATTCATGGAGACCTAAAACTCTCTGAAAGAGTAGCCGAGAGGTTGATGGAACTGGAACCGCAGTCATCTCTACCTTATTTGGTACTGGCTCGGATGTTTGAAATAAGGGGTCAATGGGAAGGTGTGGTTCGAGTTAAGAAAGCCATGAAAAGGGGAAAGGTGGAGAAGGTGATTGGATGCAGTTGGATTGGAGTAAAAAACCAAGTATATACTTTTACGGCAGACCAATTACAGCATCATAGAGGCAAAGAGATTTACTTGGTACTGAGATTACTGAATTGGGAGACGGAGGCTAAAGGTTATTTGCAGTAG
- the LOC7469189 gene encoding uncharacterized protein LOC7469189: MLNPGTESPDDQVHSGDRYNSNGILSYGVLSRKTADNYGNYQGWNSMGIFGAQRKDVQAEESGVCSPPLWRTSPPRSPQHRQNHYRSLSPSSRTQAIARGQKELMEMVSRMPEGCYELSLRDIVEQPMVVADAKEESFSEDRSIINQGDMHILRREQEKKKKKKKIEKKVHMNRSGSSINEGFLLKMVFPISFGSRKKKKNNNSNPPIINNSLRDGRVSPRPLLYDNGSEKSADEEWWNNKFPESRDSESGTALSSSNSGSSKSSGSSSGSSRSSSRNSSRRGRGGCWSFIFAKKGKAAK; the protein is encoded by the exons atgctaaaCCCTGGCACAGAATCGCCCGATGACCAAGTCCATTCAGGTGACAGATATAATAGTAATGGTATCCTAAGTTATGGTGTTTTATCAAGAAAAACAGCAGATAACTATGGCAACTACCAGGGTTGGAATAGCATGGGGATATTTGGAGCTCAAAGAAAGGATGTACAAGCTGAGGAGTCTGGGGTTTGCTCACCTCCCTTGTGGAGGACTAGTCCACCGAGAAGCCCCCAGCATCGCCAAAATCATTACCGGAGTCTTTCTCCATCATCAAGGACTCAAGCTATTGCTAGAGGCCAAAAGGAGCTCATGGAGATGGTGAGTAGAATGCCCGAGGGATGTTATGAGCTATCTTTAAGAGATATTGTGGAGCAGCCAATGGTGGTTGCTGATGCTAAAGAAGAAAGTTTTAGCGAAGATAGGAGCATAATCAATCAAGGAGATATGCATATATTAAGAAGGgaacaagagaaaaagaagaagaagaagaagattgaaaaaaaagtgCATATGAATAGAAGTGGAAGCTCAATTAATGAAGGGTTTCTTCTGAAGATGgtttttccaatttcttttggttcaagaaagaagaaaaaaaataataatagtaatccTCCGATCATCAATAACAGTTTAAGAGACGGAAGGGTTTCTCCGAGGCCTTTGCTATATGATAATGGATCTGAAAAAAGCGCCGATGAAGAGTGGTGGAACAATAAATTCCCAGAATCTAGGGACAGTGAGAGTGGTACTGCATTGAGTAGCAGTAATAGTGGAAGTTCAAAaagcagcggcagcagcagcGGCAGCAGTAGAAGTAGCAGCAGAAACAGCAGCAG GCGCGGAAGAGGTGGTTGCTGGTCTTTCATTTTTGCCAAGAAAGGCAAAGCAGCAAAATGA